A region of Cataglyphis hispanica isolate Lineage 1 chromosome 8, ULB_Chis1_1.0, whole genome shotgun sequence DNA encodes the following proteins:
- the LOC126851399 gene encoding insulin-like growth factor 2 mRNA-binding protein 1 isoform X9 codes for MRLPLWTKPSSGIAKALVSNIPAQARPEDLEALFSAYGQIQNIDKLSSRDPNTQTLLVSYETQEQVQHAVNQLNGYDFDGNPLKVEMSSAEGRRRGRSQRSGGVAFSGLPGSGRQTDFPLRILVQSDMVGAIIGRQGSTIRQITQVSRARVDVHRKDNVGSLEKAITIYGNPENCTNACKKILDVMQQEATSTNKGYDDVASRVDTPKIESEITLKILAHNNLIGRIIGKGGNTIKRIMQDTDSKITVSSINDINSFNLERIITVKGTIDNMSKAESMISSKLRQSYENDLQAMAPQSMMFPGLHPMAMMSTAGMGYSSRGPGLYGSGPAPYPYQGSLPTQQGVPASDTQETTFLYIPNNSVGAIIGTKGSHIRNIIRFSGASVKIAPLEQDKPAEQQTERKVTIIGSPESQWKAQYLIFEKMREEGYVAGTEDVRLTIEILVPSTQVGRIIGKGGQNVRELQRVTGSVIKLSEQQATPPSAEEETTVHIIGPFFSVQSAQRRIRAMVLQSGTPGGTGGTGSRAGRGSSQEGASRSKRDGSATSQGGMTSQPSSQQQSSGSPSSQQQQPPQSPQSQ; via the exons ATGCGTCTTCCGTTGTGGACGAAACC caGCAGCGGCATTGCCAAGGCCCTAGTGAGCAATATTCCGGCTCAGGCCCGACCAGAAGATCTCGAGGCGCTGTTCTCCGCTTACGGCCAGATACAAAACATCGATAAACTGTCGTCGCGGGACCCAAACACGCAAACCTTACTCGTCAGCTATGAGACGCAGGAACAAGTACAAca TGCTGTGAACCAGTTGAATGGCTACGATTTCGACGGCAATCCGCTGAAAGTGGAGATGTCCTCGGCGGAGGGCCGACGAAGAGGCCGCAGCCAGCGCAGCGGCGGCGTCGCTTTCTCCGGATTGCCGGGTTCCGGTCGGCAGACCGATTTTCCGCTGCGCATCCTCGTCCAGTCGGATATGGTGGGCGCGATAATCGGCCGCCAGGGCTCCACAATACGGCAGATTACGCAGGTATCCCGTGCCCGAGTTGACGTTCACCGCAAAGATAATGTCGGTTCGCTGGAGAAGGCCATCACCATCTACGGCAATCCCGAGAATTGCACAAACGCCTGCAAGAAAATTCTGGATGTCATGCAGCAGGAGGCGACGTCTACGAATAAGGGGTACGACGACGTCGCGAGTCGCGTTGATACTCCCAAAATagaatc TGAGATTACTCTGAAGATTCTCGCACACAATAATCTCATTGGTCGAATCATCGGGAAGGGCGGTAACACGATCAAAAGAATTATGCAGGATACCGATTCCAAGATTACCGTCAGCAGTATCAACGATATCAATAGCTTTAATCTCGAGCGCATCATTACAGTTAAGGGAACAATCGATAACATGAGCAAAGCCGAGTCCATGATTTCCAGCAAACTGCGCCAGAGTTATGAAAATGATCTGCAAGCTATGGCT CCCCAAAGCATGATGTTCCCCGGTCTGCATCCGATGGCCATGATGTCCACCGCTGGCATGGGCTACAGCTCCCGTGGACCCGGCCTCTACGGCTCGGGACCCGCCCCGTATCCCTACCAGGGCAGCTTGCCTACTCAACAGGGCGTCCCCGCTAGTGACACTCAAGAGACGACCTTCCTATACATTCCCAACAATAGCGTCGGCGCAATCATCGGTACCAAAGGCTCCCATAttcgtaatattattagattctcTGGAGCAAGCGTGAAGATCGCTCCTCTCGAACAGGACAAGCCGGCCGAGCAGCAGACCGAAAGAAAGGTCACTATCATCGGCTCCCCGGAATCTCAGTGGAAG GCTCAGTACttgatttttgagaaaatgcgGGAAGAAGGATATGTCGCCGGTACTGAAGATGTTAGACTAACCATTGAGATTCTCGTGCCCAGCACTCAGGTCGGTCGCATCATCGGCAAAGGCGGTCAAAATGTTAGAGAACTACAACGCGTGACTGGCAGTGTCATTAAACTATCGGAGCAGCAAGCTACTCCTCCTTCAGCTGAGGAAGAGACCACCGTCCATATCATTGGCCCCTTCTTCTCCGTTCAG TCGGCCCAGAGAAGAATCCGCGCTATGGTCCTGCAATCGGGCACGCCTGGCGGGACTGGCGGAACTGGCTCGCGTGCCGGACGCGGTAGCAGCCAGGAAGGCGCCTCCCGTTCTAAGAGAGACGGCAGCGCCACTTCTCAAGGCGGTATGACGTCGCAGCCCAGCTCCCAGCAACAATCGAGCGGTTCACCATCTAGCCAGCAGCAGCAGCCGCCACAATCGCCGCAAAGCCAGTAA
- the LOC126851399 gene encoding insulin-like growth factor 2 mRNA-binding protein 1 isoform X10, giving the protein MRLPLWTKPSGIAKALVSNIPAQARPEDLEALFSAYGQIQNIDKLSSRDPNTQTLLVSYETQEQVQHAVNQLNGYDFDGNPLKVEMSSAEGRRRGRSQRSGGVAFSGLPGSGRQTDFPLRILVQSDMVGAIIGRQGSTIRQITQVSRARVDVHRKDNVGSLEKAITIYGNPENCTNACKKILDVMQQEATSTNKGYDDVASRVDTPKIESEITLKILAHNNLIGRIIGKGGNTIKRIMQDTDSKITVSSINDINSFNLERIITVKGTIDNMSKAESMISSKLRQSYENDLQAMAPQSMMFPGLHPMAMMSTAGMGYSSRGPGLYGSGPAPYPYQGSLPTQQGVPASDTQETTFLYIPNNSVGAIIGTKGSHIRNIIRFSGASVKIAPLEQDKPAEQQTERKVTIIGSPESQWKAQYLIFEKMREEGYVAGTEDVRLTIEILVPSTQVGRIIGKGGQNVRELQRVTGSVIKLSEQQATPPSAEEETTVHIIGPFFSVQSAQRRIRAMVLQSGTPGGTGGTGSRAGRGSSQEGASRSKRDGSATSQGGMTSQPSSQQQSSGSPSSQQQQPPQSPQSQ; this is encoded by the exons ATGCGTCTTCCGTTGTGGACGAAACC CAGCGGCATTGCCAAGGCCCTAGTGAGCAATATTCCGGCTCAGGCCCGACCAGAAGATCTCGAGGCGCTGTTCTCCGCTTACGGCCAGATACAAAACATCGATAAACTGTCGTCGCGGGACCCAAACACGCAAACCTTACTCGTCAGCTATGAGACGCAGGAACAAGTACAAca TGCTGTGAACCAGTTGAATGGCTACGATTTCGACGGCAATCCGCTGAAAGTGGAGATGTCCTCGGCGGAGGGCCGACGAAGAGGCCGCAGCCAGCGCAGCGGCGGCGTCGCTTTCTCCGGATTGCCGGGTTCCGGTCGGCAGACCGATTTTCCGCTGCGCATCCTCGTCCAGTCGGATATGGTGGGCGCGATAATCGGCCGCCAGGGCTCCACAATACGGCAGATTACGCAGGTATCCCGTGCCCGAGTTGACGTTCACCGCAAAGATAATGTCGGTTCGCTGGAGAAGGCCATCACCATCTACGGCAATCCCGAGAATTGCACAAACGCCTGCAAGAAAATTCTGGATGTCATGCAGCAGGAGGCGACGTCTACGAATAAGGGGTACGACGACGTCGCGAGTCGCGTTGATACTCCCAAAATagaatc TGAGATTACTCTGAAGATTCTCGCACACAATAATCTCATTGGTCGAATCATCGGGAAGGGCGGTAACACGATCAAAAGAATTATGCAGGATACCGATTCCAAGATTACCGTCAGCAGTATCAACGATATCAATAGCTTTAATCTCGAGCGCATCATTACAGTTAAGGGAACAATCGATAACATGAGCAAAGCCGAGTCCATGATTTCCAGCAAACTGCGCCAGAGTTATGAAAATGATCTGCAAGCTATGGCT CCCCAAAGCATGATGTTCCCCGGTCTGCATCCGATGGCCATGATGTCCACCGCTGGCATGGGCTACAGCTCCCGTGGACCCGGCCTCTACGGCTCGGGACCCGCCCCGTATCCCTACCAGGGCAGCTTGCCTACTCAACAGGGCGTCCCCGCTAGTGACACTCAAGAGACGACCTTCCTATACATTCCCAACAATAGCGTCGGCGCAATCATCGGTACCAAAGGCTCCCATAttcgtaatattattagattctcTGGAGCAAGCGTGAAGATCGCTCCTCTCGAACAGGACAAGCCGGCCGAGCAGCAGACCGAAAGAAAGGTCACTATCATCGGCTCCCCGGAATCTCAGTGGAAG GCTCAGTACttgatttttgagaaaatgcgGGAAGAAGGATATGTCGCCGGTACTGAAGATGTTAGACTAACCATTGAGATTCTCGTGCCCAGCACTCAGGTCGGTCGCATCATCGGCAAAGGCGGTCAAAATGTTAGAGAACTACAACGCGTGACTGGCAGTGTCATTAAACTATCGGAGCAGCAAGCTACTCCTCCTTCAGCTGAGGAAGAGACCACCGTCCATATCATTGGCCCCTTCTTCTCCGTTCAG TCGGCCCAGAGAAGAATCCGCGCTATGGTCCTGCAATCGGGCACGCCTGGCGGGACTGGCGGAACTGGCTCGCGTGCCGGACGCGGTAGCAGCCAGGAAGGCGCCTCCCGTTCTAAGAGAGACGGCAGCGCCACTTCTCAAGGCGGTATGACGTCGCAGCCCAGCTCCCAGCAACAATCGAGCGGTTCACCATCTAGCCAGCAGCAGCAGCCGCCACAATCGCCGCAAAGCCAGTAA
- the LOC126851399 gene encoding insulin-like growth factor 2 mRNA-binding protein 1 isoform X3, with the protein MAALFLRLQSLLNPDGKMGYMKNCTFKLHSSGIAKALVSNIPAQARPEDLEALFSAYGQIQNIDKLSSRDPNTQTLLVSYETQEQVQHAVNQLNGYDFDGNPLKVEMSSAEGRRRGRSQRSGGVAFSGLPGSGRQTDFPLRILVQSDMVGAIIGRQGSTIRQITQVSRARVDVHRKDNVGSLEKAITIYGNPENCTNACKKILDVMQQEATSTNKGYDDVASRVDTPKIESEITLKILAHNNLIGRIIGKGGNTIKRIMQDTDSKITVSSINDINSFNLERIITVKGTIDNMSKAESMISSKLRQSYENDLQAMAPQSMMFPGLHPMAMMSTAGMGYSSRGPGLYGSGPAPYPYQGSLPTQQGVPASDTQETTFLYIPNNSVGAIIGTKGSHIRNIIRFSGASVKIAPLEQDKPAEQQTERKVTIIGSPESQWKAQYLIFEKMREEGYVAGTEDVRLTIEILVPSTQVGRIIGKGGQNVRELQRVTGSVIKLSEQQATPPSAEEETTVHIIGPFFSVQSAQRRIRAMVLQSGTPGGTGGTGSRAGRGSSQEGASRSKRDGSATSQGGMTSQPSSQQQSSGSPSSQQQQPPQSPQSQ; encoded by the exons ATGGCCGCTCTCTTCCTTCGTTTACAATCTCTGCTCAATCCAGACGGAAAAATGGGATACATGAAGAACTGCACGTTCAAGTTACA caGCAGCGGCATTGCCAAGGCCCTAGTGAGCAATATTCCGGCTCAGGCCCGACCAGAAGATCTCGAGGCGCTGTTCTCCGCTTACGGCCAGATACAAAACATCGATAAACTGTCGTCGCGGGACCCAAACACGCAAACCTTACTCGTCAGCTATGAGACGCAGGAACAAGTACAAca TGCTGTGAACCAGTTGAATGGCTACGATTTCGACGGCAATCCGCTGAAAGTGGAGATGTCCTCGGCGGAGGGCCGACGAAGAGGCCGCAGCCAGCGCAGCGGCGGCGTCGCTTTCTCCGGATTGCCGGGTTCCGGTCGGCAGACCGATTTTCCGCTGCGCATCCTCGTCCAGTCGGATATGGTGGGCGCGATAATCGGCCGCCAGGGCTCCACAATACGGCAGATTACGCAGGTATCCCGTGCCCGAGTTGACGTTCACCGCAAAGATAATGTCGGTTCGCTGGAGAAGGCCATCACCATCTACGGCAATCCCGAGAATTGCACAAACGCCTGCAAGAAAATTCTGGATGTCATGCAGCAGGAGGCGACGTCTACGAATAAGGGGTACGACGACGTCGCGAGTCGCGTTGATACTCCCAAAATagaatc TGAGATTACTCTGAAGATTCTCGCACACAATAATCTCATTGGTCGAATCATCGGGAAGGGCGGTAACACGATCAAAAGAATTATGCAGGATACCGATTCCAAGATTACCGTCAGCAGTATCAACGATATCAATAGCTTTAATCTCGAGCGCATCATTACAGTTAAGGGAACAATCGATAACATGAGCAAAGCCGAGTCCATGATTTCCAGCAAACTGCGCCAGAGTTATGAAAATGATCTGCAAGCTATGGCT CCCCAAAGCATGATGTTCCCCGGTCTGCATCCGATGGCCATGATGTCCACCGCTGGCATGGGCTACAGCTCCCGTGGACCCGGCCTCTACGGCTCGGGACCCGCCCCGTATCCCTACCAGGGCAGCTTGCCTACTCAACAGGGCGTCCCCGCTAGTGACACTCAAGAGACGACCTTCCTATACATTCCCAACAATAGCGTCGGCGCAATCATCGGTACCAAAGGCTCCCATAttcgtaatattattagattctcTGGAGCAAGCGTGAAGATCGCTCCTCTCGAACAGGACAAGCCGGCCGAGCAGCAGACCGAAAGAAAGGTCACTATCATCGGCTCCCCGGAATCTCAGTGGAAG GCTCAGTACttgatttttgagaaaatgcgGGAAGAAGGATATGTCGCCGGTACTGAAGATGTTAGACTAACCATTGAGATTCTCGTGCCCAGCACTCAGGTCGGTCGCATCATCGGCAAAGGCGGTCAAAATGTTAGAGAACTACAACGCGTGACTGGCAGTGTCATTAAACTATCGGAGCAGCAAGCTACTCCTCCTTCAGCTGAGGAAGAGACCACCGTCCATATCATTGGCCCCTTCTTCTCCGTTCAG TCGGCCCAGAGAAGAATCCGCGCTATGGTCCTGCAATCGGGCACGCCTGGCGGGACTGGCGGAACTGGCTCGCGTGCCGGACGCGGTAGCAGCCAGGAAGGCGCCTCCCGTTCTAAGAGAGACGGCAGCGCCACTTCTCAAGGCGGTATGACGTCGCAGCCCAGCTCCCAGCAACAATCGAGCGGTTCACCATCTAGCCAGCAGCAGCAGCCGCCACAATCGCCGCAAAGCCAGTAA
- the LOC126851399 gene encoding insulin-like growth factor 2 mRNA-binding protein 1 isoform X7, translating into MAALFLRLQSLLNPDGKMGYMKNCTFKLHSSGIAKALVSNIPAQARPEDLEALFSAYGQIQNIDKLSSRDPNTQTLLVSYETQEQVQHAVNQLNGYDFDGNPLKVEMSSAEGRRRGRSQRSGGVAFSGLPGSGRQTDFPLRILVQSDMVGAIIGRQGSTIRQITQVSRARVDVHRKDNVGSLEKAITIYGNPENCTNACKKILDVMQQEATSTNKGEITLKILAHNNLIGRIIGKGGNTIKRIMQDTDSKITVSSINDINSFNLERIITVKGTIDNMSKAESMISSKLRQSYENDLQAMAPQSMMFPGLHPMAMMSTAGMGYSSRGPGLYGSGPAPYPYQGSLPTQQGVPASDTQETTFLYIPNNSVGAIIGTKGSHIRNIIRFSGASVKIAPLEQDKPAEQQTERKVTIIGSPESQWKAQYLIFEKMREEGYVAGTEDVRLTIEILVPSTQVGRIIGKGGQNVRELQRVTGSVIKLSEQQATPPSAEEETTVHIIGPFFSVQSAQRRIRAMVLQSGTPGGTGGTGSRAGRGSSQEGASRSKRDGSATSQGGMTSQPSSQQQSSGSPSSQQQQPPQSPQSQ; encoded by the exons ATGGCCGCTCTCTTCCTTCGTTTACAATCTCTGCTCAATCCAGACGGAAAAATGGGATACATGAAGAACTGCACGTTCAAGTTACA caGCAGCGGCATTGCCAAGGCCCTAGTGAGCAATATTCCGGCTCAGGCCCGACCAGAAGATCTCGAGGCGCTGTTCTCCGCTTACGGCCAGATACAAAACATCGATAAACTGTCGTCGCGGGACCCAAACACGCAAACCTTACTCGTCAGCTATGAGACGCAGGAACAAGTACAAca TGCTGTGAACCAGTTGAATGGCTACGATTTCGACGGCAATCCGCTGAAAGTGGAGATGTCCTCGGCGGAGGGCCGACGAAGAGGCCGCAGCCAGCGCAGCGGCGGCGTCGCTTTCTCCGGATTGCCGGGTTCCGGTCGGCAGACCGATTTTCCGCTGCGCATCCTCGTCCAGTCGGATATGGTGGGCGCGATAATCGGCCGCCAGGGCTCCACAATACGGCAGATTACGCAGGTATCCCGTGCCCGAGTTGACGTTCACCGCAAAGATAATGTCGGTTCGCTGGAGAAGGCCATCACCATCTACGGCAATCCCGAGAATTGCACAAACGCCTGCAAGAAAATTCTGGATGTCATGCAGCAGGAGGCGACGTCTACGAATAAGGG TGAGATTACTCTGAAGATTCTCGCACACAATAATCTCATTGGTCGAATCATCGGGAAGGGCGGTAACACGATCAAAAGAATTATGCAGGATACCGATTCCAAGATTACCGTCAGCAGTATCAACGATATCAATAGCTTTAATCTCGAGCGCATCATTACAGTTAAGGGAACAATCGATAACATGAGCAAAGCCGAGTCCATGATTTCCAGCAAACTGCGCCAGAGTTATGAAAATGATCTGCAAGCTATGGCT CCCCAAAGCATGATGTTCCCCGGTCTGCATCCGATGGCCATGATGTCCACCGCTGGCATGGGCTACAGCTCCCGTGGACCCGGCCTCTACGGCTCGGGACCCGCCCCGTATCCCTACCAGGGCAGCTTGCCTACTCAACAGGGCGTCCCCGCTAGTGACACTCAAGAGACGACCTTCCTATACATTCCCAACAATAGCGTCGGCGCAATCATCGGTACCAAAGGCTCCCATAttcgtaatattattagattctcTGGAGCAAGCGTGAAGATCGCTCCTCTCGAACAGGACAAGCCGGCCGAGCAGCAGACCGAAAGAAAGGTCACTATCATCGGCTCCCCGGAATCTCAGTGGAAG GCTCAGTACttgatttttgagaaaatgcgGGAAGAAGGATATGTCGCCGGTACTGAAGATGTTAGACTAACCATTGAGATTCTCGTGCCCAGCACTCAGGTCGGTCGCATCATCGGCAAAGGCGGTCAAAATGTTAGAGAACTACAACGCGTGACTGGCAGTGTCATTAAACTATCGGAGCAGCAAGCTACTCCTCCTTCAGCTGAGGAAGAGACCACCGTCCATATCATTGGCCCCTTCTTCTCCGTTCAG TCGGCCCAGAGAAGAATCCGCGCTATGGTCCTGCAATCGGGCACGCCTGGCGGGACTGGCGGAACTGGCTCGCGTGCCGGACGCGGTAGCAGCCAGGAAGGCGCCTCCCGTTCTAAGAGAGACGGCAGCGCCACTTCTCAAGGCGGTATGACGTCGCAGCCCAGCTCCCAGCAACAATCGAGCGGTTCACCATCTAGCCAGCAGCAGCAGCCGCCACAATCGCCGCAAAGCCAGTAA
- the LOC126851399 gene encoding insulin-like growth factor 2 mRNA-binding protein 1 isoform X5 yields MAALFLRLQSLLNPDGKMGYMKNCTFKLHSGIAKALVSNIPAQARPEDLEALFSAYGQIQNIDKLSSRDPNTQTLLVSYETQEQVQHAVNQLNGYDFDGNPLKVEMSSAEGRRRGRSQRSGGVAFSGLPGSGRQTDFPLRILVQSDMVGAIIGRQGSTIRQITQVSRARVDVHRKDNVGSLEKAITIYGNPENCTNACKKILDVMQQEATSTNKGYDDVASRVDTPKIESEITLKILAHNNLIGRIIGKGGNTIKRIMQDTDSKITVSSINDINSFNLERIITVKGTIDNMSKAESMISSKLRQSYENDLQAMAPQSMMFPGLHPMAMMSTAGMGYSSRGPGLYGSGPAPYPYQGSLPTQQGVPASDTQETTFLYIPNNSVGAIIGTKGSHIRNIIRFSGASVKIAPLEQDKPAEQQTERKVTIIGSPESQWKAQYLIFEKMREEGYVAGTEDVRLTIEILVPSTQVGRIIGKGGQNVRELQRVTGSVIKLSEQQATPPSAEEETTVHIIGPFFSVQSAQRRIRAMVLQSGTPGGTGGTGSRAGRGSSQEGASRSKRDGSATSQGGMTSQPSSQQQSSGSPSSQQQQPPQSPQSQ; encoded by the exons ATGGCCGCTCTCTTCCTTCGTTTACAATCTCTGCTCAATCCAGACGGAAAAATGGGATACATGAAGAACTGCACGTTCAAGTTACA CAGCGGCATTGCCAAGGCCCTAGTGAGCAATATTCCGGCTCAGGCCCGACCAGAAGATCTCGAGGCGCTGTTCTCCGCTTACGGCCAGATACAAAACATCGATAAACTGTCGTCGCGGGACCCAAACACGCAAACCTTACTCGTCAGCTATGAGACGCAGGAACAAGTACAAca TGCTGTGAACCAGTTGAATGGCTACGATTTCGACGGCAATCCGCTGAAAGTGGAGATGTCCTCGGCGGAGGGCCGACGAAGAGGCCGCAGCCAGCGCAGCGGCGGCGTCGCTTTCTCCGGATTGCCGGGTTCCGGTCGGCAGACCGATTTTCCGCTGCGCATCCTCGTCCAGTCGGATATGGTGGGCGCGATAATCGGCCGCCAGGGCTCCACAATACGGCAGATTACGCAGGTATCCCGTGCCCGAGTTGACGTTCACCGCAAAGATAATGTCGGTTCGCTGGAGAAGGCCATCACCATCTACGGCAATCCCGAGAATTGCACAAACGCCTGCAAGAAAATTCTGGATGTCATGCAGCAGGAGGCGACGTCTACGAATAAGGGGTACGACGACGTCGCGAGTCGCGTTGATACTCCCAAAATagaatc TGAGATTACTCTGAAGATTCTCGCACACAATAATCTCATTGGTCGAATCATCGGGAAGGGCGGTAACACGATCAAAAGAATTATGCAGGATACCGATTCCAAGATTACCGTCAGCAGTATCAACGATATCAATAGCTTTAATCTCGAGCGCATCATTACAGTTAAGGGAACAATCGATAACATGAGCAAAGCCGAGTCCATGATTTCCAGCAAACTGCGCCAGAGTTATGAAAATGATCTGCAAGCTATGGCT CCCCAAAGCATGATGTTCCCCGGTCTGCATCCGATGGCCATGATGTCCACCGCTGGCATGGGCTACAGCTCCCGTGGACCCGGCCTCTACGGCTCGGGACCCGCCCCGTATCCCTACCAGGGCAGCTTGCCTACTCAACAGGGCGTCCCCGCTAGTGACACTCAAGAGACGACCTTCCTATACATTCCCAACAATAGCGTCGGCGCAATCATCGGTACCAAAGGCTCCCATAttcgtaatattattagattctcTGGAGCAAGCGTGAAGATCGCTCCTCTCGAACAGGACAAGCCGGCCGAGCAGCAGACCGAAAGAAAGGTCACTATCATCGGCTCCCCGGAATCTCAGTGGAAG GCTCAGTACttgatttttgagaaaatgcgGGAAGAAGGATATGTCGCCGGTACTGAAGATGTTAGACTAACCATTGAGATTCTCGTGCCCAGCACTCAGGTCGGTCGCATCATCGGCAAAGGCGGTCAAAATGTTAGAGAACTACAACGCGTGACTGGCAGTGTCATTAAACTATCGGAGCAGCAAGCTACTCCTCCTTCAGCTGAGGAAGAGACCACCGTCCATATCATTGGCCCCTTCTTCTCCGTTCAG TCGGCCCAGAGAAGAATCCGCGCTATGGTCCTGCAATCGGGCACGCCTGGCGGGACTGGCGGAACTGGCTCGCGTGCCGGACGCGGTAGCAGCCAGGAAGGCGCCTCCCGTTCTAAGAGAGACGGCAGCGCCACTTCTCAAGGCGGTATGACGTCGCAGCCCAGCTCCCAGCAACAATCGAGCGGTTCACCATCTAGCCAGCAGCAGCAGCCGCCACAATCGCCGCAAAGCCAGTAA
- the LOC126851399 gene encoding insulin-like growth factor 2 mRNA-binding protein 1 isoform X2, whose protein sequence is MSLDKFAEGGALQKEMERLEIEDKNGDSQSSSGIAKALVSNIPAQARPEDLEALFSAYGQIQNIDKLSSRDPNTQTLLVSYETQEQVQHAVNQLNGYDFDGNPLKVEMSSAEGRRRGRSQRSGGVAFSGLPGSGRQTDFPLRILVQSDMVGAIIGRQGSTIRQITQVSRARVDVHRKDNVGSLEKAITIYGNPENCTNACKKILDVMQQEATSTNKGYDDVASRVDTPKIESEITLKILAHNNLIGRIIGKGGNTIKRIMQDTDSKITVSSINDINSFNLERIITVKGTIDNMSKAESMISSKLRQSYENDLQAMAPQSMMFPGLHPMAMMSTAGMGYSSRGPGLYGSGPAPYPYQGSLPTQQGVPASDTQETTFLYIPNNSVGAIIGTKGSHIRNIIRFSGASVKIAPLEQDKPAEQQTERKVTIIGSPESQWKAQYLIFEKMREEGYVAGTEDVRLTIEILVPSTQVGRIIGKGGQNVRELQRVTGSVIKLSEQQATPPSAEEETTVHIIGPFFSVQSAQRRIRAMVLQSGTPGGTGGTGSRAGRGSSQEGASRSKRDGSATSQGGMTSQPSSQQQSSGSPSSQQQQPPQSPQSQ, encoded by the exons caGCAGCGGCATTGCCAAGGCCCTAGTGAGCAATATTCCGGCTCAGGCCCGACCAGAAGATCTCGAGGCGCTGTTCTCCGCTTACGGCCAGATACAAAACATCGATAAACTGTCGTCGCGGGACCCAAACACGCAAACCTTACTCGTCAGCTATGAGACGCAGGAACAAGTACAAca TGCTGTGAACCAGTTGAATGGCTACGATTTCGACGGCAATCCGCTGAAAGTGGAGATGTCCTCGGCGGAGGGCCGACGAAGAGGCCGCAGCCAGCGCAGCGGCGGCGTCGCTTTCTCCGGATTGCCGGGTTCCGGTCGGCAGACCGATTTTCCGCTGCGCATCCTCGTCCAGTCGGATATGGTGGGCGCGATAATCGGCCGCCAGGGCTCCACAATACGGCAGATTACGCAGGTATCCCGTGCCCGAGTTGACGTTCACCGCAAAGATAATGTCGGTTCGCTGGAGAAGGCCATCACCATCTACGGCAATCCCGAGAATTGCACAAACGCCTGCAAGAAAATTCTGGATGTCATGCAGCAGGAGGCGACGTCTACGAATAAGGGGTACGACGACGTCGCGAGTCGCGTTGATACTCCCAAAATagaatc TGAGATTACTCTGAAGATTCTCGCACACAATAATCTCATTGGTCGAATCATCGGGAAGGGCGGTAACACGATCAAAAGAATTATGCAGGATACCGATTCCAAGATTACCGTCAGCAGTATCAACGATATCAATAGCTTTAATCTCGAGCGCATCATTACAGTTAAGGGAACAATCGATAACATGAGCAAAGCCGAGTCCATGATTTCCAGCAAACTGCGCCAGAGTTATGAAAATGATCTGCAAGCTATGGCT CCCCAAAGCATGATGTTCCCCGGTCTGCATCCGATGGCCATGATGTCCACCGCTGGCATGGGCTACAGCTCCCGTGGACCCGGCCTCTACGGCTCGGGACCCGCCCCGTATCCCTACCAGGGCAGCTTGCCTACTCAACAGGGCGTCCCCGCTAGTGACACTCAAGAGACGACCTTCCTATACATTCCCAACAATAGCGTCGGCGCAATCATCGGTACCAAAGGCTCCCATAttcgtaatattattagattctcTGGAGCAAGCGTGAAGATCGCTCCTCTCGAACAGGACAAGCCGGCCGAGCAGCAGACCGAAAGAAAGGTCACTATCATCGGCTCCCCGGAATCTCAGTGGAAG GCTCAGTACttgatttttgagaaaatgcgGGAAGAAGGATATGTCGCCGGTACTGAAGATGTTAGACTAACCATTGAGATTCTCGTGCCCAGCACTCAGGTCGGTCGCATCATCGGCAAAGGCGGTCAAAATGTTAGAGAACTACAACGCGTGACTGGCAGTGTCATTAAACTATCGGAGCAGCAAGCTACTCCTCCTTCAGCTGAGGAAGAGACCACCGTCCATATCATTGGCCCCTTCTTCTCCGTTCAG TCGGCCCAGAGAAGAATCCGCGCTATGGTCCTGCAATCGGGCACGCCTGGCGGGACTGGCGGAACTGGCTCGCGTGCCGGACGCGGTAGCAGCCAGGAAGGCGCCTCCCGTTCTAAGAGAGACGGCAGCGCCACTTCTCAAGGCGGTATGACGTCGCAGCCCAGCTCCCAGCAACAATCGAGCGGTTCACCATCTAGCCAGCAGCAGCAGCCGCCACAATCGCCGCAAAGCCAGTAA